One segment of Agrococcus sp. ProA11 DNA contains the following:
- a CDS encoding Lrp/AsnC family transcriptional regulator — protein MDLDAALVRALQDDGRASISELATRLGHPRAVVSARVRRLLAEGEVRVIAAVDPSFLRQHVLAHLSVQTDGAVGPVGAQLRSMPDTVLVSAVGGTFDIVAELRVGSMPELQDRLGQIRDLPGVASVSTLVYTTVIKGFFVSEYRGAVTLDDTDVSLIELLQRDGRMSYRALGDAVRLSASAVTTRVHRLISRGVIKISAVETRGLAHRQLSMGVGLSMRGNDERMIEALRESRGVDFATRTVGRFDLVATLVQPSAGDLYASLERIRADPGVERIESWLHLAVLKEDYTRSLRPARS, from the coding sequence ATGGACCTCGACGCGGCACTCGTGCGCGCCCTGCAGGACGACGGGCGGGCGAGCATCAGCGAACTCGCGACTCGTCTCGGTCATCCTCGCGCGGTCGTCTCGGCTCGCGTGCGCCGTCTGCTCGCGGAGGGCGAGGTGCGCGTCATCGCGGCCGTCGATCCGTCGTTCCTCAGGCAGCACGTGCTCGCGCACCTGTCGGTGCAGACCGACGGCGCGGTCGGTCCGGTCGGCGCGCAGCTGCGCAGCATGCCCGACACGGTGCTGGTCTCGGCGGTCGGGGGCACCTTCGACATCGTCGCCGAGCTGCGCGTGGGGTCGATGCCAGAGCTGCAGGACCGCCTCGGTCAGATTCGCGACCTGCCCGGTGTCGCCTCGGTCAGCACGCTCGTCTACACGACGGTCATCAAGGGCTTCTTCGTGTCGGAGTACCGCGGCGCGGTGACGCTGGACGACACCGATGTCTCGCTCATCGAGCTGCTGCAGCGCGATGGGCGGATGAGCTATCGAGCCCTGGGCGACGCCGTGCGGCTCTCCGCATCGGCGGTCACGACGCGCGTGCATCGGCTCATCAGCCGCGGGGTGATCAAGATCAGCGCCGTCGAAACCCGCGGTCTCGCGCACCGGCAGCTGTCGATGGGCGTCGGCCTCAGCATGCGTGGCAACGACGAGCGGATGATCGAGGCCCTGCGCGAGTCGCGCGGCGTCGACTTCGCCACCCGCACGGTCGGCAGGTTCGATCTCGTCGCAACCCTGGTCCAGCCCTCGGCGGGAGACCTCTACGCGAGCCTCGAGCGCATCCGTGCTGACCCCGGCGTGGAGCGCATCGAGTCCTGGCTGCACCTGGCGGTGCTGAAGGAGGACTACACGCGCAGCCTGCGGCCCGCGCGGTCGTAG
- a CDS encoding peptidase S10: MSDDAATTETAKPATIDAEPSVTDELVTTQHTLSTPDGELAYTARAGRVVLWEEKVEDDVFRGRKARAQVAIASYTLDGADPTTRPVTFAFNGGPGSASVWLHMGVLGPRRVVMGDAGELAPPPYAVIDNPESLLTVSDLVFIDPVSTGRSRPVEGQKAKDFHGFTADIESVAEIIRQWVTAEGRWLSPKFLAGESYGTTRAAGLAQHLQEGLGMYLNGLLLISSVLDFSTANFAQGGDRAHALYLPFYAATAWQHGFHEGRELEDVVDEARTYAARDYPYVLGRGSRLTQEERADAVATIARLTGLSASYVDRANLRIEHWRYFGELLRDRGLSVGRLDSRFTGPAASGIAEHMDADPSMDAILGPYAAAYQHSLHHDLGVRDTGPFHVFGKNVNEQWSYKEFENAPVYVIDKLSRAMRQNPHLAVHFAYGWFDGATPFSAAEDSVAHLQIPESLRENIEHRYYEAGHMMYVHEPSRLAQSADLADFVRRRSGR; the protein is encoded by the coding sequence GTGAGTGATGACGCCGCGACGACCGAGACCGCCAAGCCCGCGACCATTGATGCCGAGCCGTCGGTCACCGACGAGCTCGTGACCACGCAGCACACGCTGTCGACACCCGATGGCGAGCTGGCCTACACGGCGCGCGCCGGCCGCGTGGTGCTGTGGGAGGAGAAGGTCGAGGACGACGTCTTCCGCGGCCGCAAGGCCCGCGCGCAGGTCGCCATCGCGTCGTACACGCTCGACGGCGCCGATCCCACGACGCGGCCGGTGACCTTCGCCTTCAACGGCGGGCCGGGCTCGGCGAGCGTGTGGCTGCACATGGGCGTCCTGGGACCGCGGCGCGTGGTCATGGGCGATGCGGGTGAGCTCGCGCCGCCGCCCTACGCGGTGATCGACAACCCGGAGTCGCTGCTGACGGTGAGCGACCTGGTGTTCATCGACCCGGTGTCGACGGGGCGCTCGCGGCCGGTCGAGGGGCAGAAGGCGAAGGACTTCCACGGCTTCACCGCCGACATCGAGTCGGTCGCCGAGATCATCCGCCAGTGGGTCACCGCCGAGGGGCGCTGGCTGAGCCCGAAGTTCCTGGCGGGGGAGTCCTATGGCACCACGCGTGCCGCCGGCCTCGCCCAGCACCTGCAGGAGGGGCTCGGGATGTACCTCAACGGGCTGCTGCTGATCTCGAGCGTGCTCGACTTCTCCACCGCCAACTTCGCGCAGGGCGGCGACCGCGCACACGCGCTCTACCTGCCGTTCTACGCCGCGACCGCATGGCAGCACGGCTTCCACGAGGGTCGCGAACTCGAGGATGTCGTTGACGAGGCACGCACCTACGCCGCTCGCGACTACCCGTACGTGCTGGGGCGCGGCTCGCGGCTCACGCAGGAGGAGCGCGCGGATGCCGTGGCGACGATCGCGCGCCTCACGGGGCTATCGGCGTCGTACGTGGACCGGGCGAACCTGCGCATCGAGCACTGGCGCTACTTCGGCGAGCTGCTGCGCGACCGCGGGCTGAGCGTCGGCCGGCTCGACTCGCGCTTCACGGGGCCGGCGGCGAGCGGCATCGCCGAGCACATGGACGCCGACCCGTCGATGGACGCCATCCTCGGCCCGTACGCCGCCGCGTACCAGCACTCGCTGCACCACGATCTGGGCGTGCGCGACACGGGACCGTTCCACGTGTTCGGCAAGAACGTCAACGAGCAGTGGAGCTACAAGGAGTTCGAGAACGCGCCGGTCTACGTGATCGACAAACTCTCGCGCGCGATGCGGCAGAACCCGCACCTCGCCGTGCACTTCGCCTACGGCTGGTTCGACGGCGCCACGCCGTTCTCGGCCGCCGAGGACTCGGTCGCGCACCTGCAGATCCCCGAATCGCTGCGCGAGAACATCGAGCACCGTTACTACGAGGCCGGCCACATGATGTACGTGCACGAGCCCTCGCGCCTCGCGCAGTCGGCGGATCTCGCCGACTTCGTGCGACGCCGCTCTGGTCGCTGA